A single genomic interval of Pecten maximus unplaced genomic scaffold, xPecMax1.1, whole genome shotgun sequence harbors:
- the LOC117319643 gene encoding uncharacterized protein LOC117319643, which translates to MLSRQSLLLNNVACRNTILRCCSKKAFQDKNHVARIPNPDEIQEEHDRPLPVKKKIRTKVTTPLLNVMFKRFEKLLEDTVPRKLFKKYTWAKDGMFDLKEDTKIYFDVSKRINNGDEFSTFTRKELSVYNQLPLEMKKAIPLIVLCAAPFGFFFLPAMFLFPKYTLTSHFLTDQELRHVHTRRLYWRLHCFPMAMDCLKIQIRMITDQQQAYNALRSLIIKVEYNALRSLIIKVQ; encoded by the exons ATGCTGCAGTAAAAAGGCTTTCCAGGATAAGAACCATGTTGCCCGTATTCCAAATCCAGATGAAATACAGGAAGAGCATGATCGGCCTCTCCCAGTTAAGAAGAAGATACGGACCAAAGTCACTACACCCCTGTTAAATGTCATGTTTAAGAGATTTGAGAAATTACTGGAAGACACTGTGCCTCgcaaattgtttaaaaaatacacGTGGGCCAAGGATG GTATGTTTGATCTTAAAGAAGATACAAAGATATATTTTGATGTCAGCAAGCGGATAAATAATGGGGACGAATTCAGCACATTTACAAGAAAAGAGCTATCTGTCTACAATCAG TTACCCCTGGAGATGAAAAAAGCAATTCCTTTAATTGTACTTTGTGCAGCACCATTCGGATTTTTTTTCCTACCTGCGAT GTTTCTGTTCCCTAAATATACTCTAACGAGCCACTTCCTTACGGACCAGGAACTACGACATGTACACACTAGGAGACTATATTGGAGACTGCACTGTTTTCCTATGGCTATGGACTGTCTAAAAATACAGATCAGAATGATAACCGACCAACAGCAGGCTTATAACGCCCTCAGGTCTCTTATTATAAAGGTAGAGTATAACGCCCTCAGGTCTCTTATTATAAAGGTACAGTAA